A part of Bufo bufo chromosome 7, aBufBuf1.1, whole genome shotgun sequence genomic DNA contains:
- the LOC121007627 gene encoding gamma-crystallin M1-1 codes for MGKIIFYEDRNFQGRSYECIGDNPDLQPHFNACNSARVENGCWMLYERPNYMGHQYFLKRGEYPDYQQWQGLNDSIKSCRLISQHLGSSNHKIRIYERDDYKGEMMEFMEDCPNVYDRFCSHEIHSCNVLDGHWIFYELPSYKGKQYLLRPGEYKKVTDWGSSTAKIGSFRRVLDLH; via the exons ATGGGAAAG ATCATATTTTATGAGGATAGGAACTTCCAGGGCCGTTCCTATGAGTGCATCGGTGACAATCCTGACCTGCAACCTCACTTCAATGCTTGCAACTCTGCCCGAGTGGAAAACGGCTGCTGGATGCTGTATGAACGCCCCAATTatatgggtcatcaatatttccTGAAGAGAGGAGAATATCCTGACTATCAGCAATGGCAAGGACTCAATGACTCCATAAAATCATGCCGACTAATCTCACAA CATTTGGGATCTAGCAATCATAAAATTCGAATTTATGAAAGAGATGATTACAAAGGAGAAATGATGGAATTTATGGAAGATTGTCCAAATGTGTATGATCGTTTCTGTTCCCATGAAATTCATTCCTGCAATGTATTGGATGGCCATTGGATTTTCTATGAGCTTCCTAGCTACAAAGGCAAACAGTACTTGCTGAGACCTGGCGAATATAAGAAGGTCACAGACTGGGGCTCCTCAACTGCCAAGATTGGATCTTTCCGACGAGTATTGGATCTTCATTAA